Proteins encoded by one window of Xenopus tropicalis strain Nigerian chromosome 6, UCB_Xtro_10.0, whole genome shotgun sequence:
- the insig1 gene encoding insulin-induced gene 1 protein: protein MQTLEEHCWSCSCTRGRDKKGTRLSTWLAQRAAKAMSSLNSLLSLAYHTLASSEGRSLIRRSLVLFAVGVFLALVLNLLQIQRNVTLFPEEVIATIFSSAWWVPPCCGTAAAVVGLLYPCIDSHLGEPHKFKREWASVMRCIAVFVGINHASAKLDFANNVQLSLTLAALSLGLWWTFDRSRSGLGLGITIAFLATLITQFLVYNGVYQYTSPDFLYIRSWLPCIFFSGGVTVGNIGRQLAMGSSEKTHSD, encoded by the exons ATGCAAACACTAGAGGAGCACTGCTGGAGTTGCTCTTGCACCCGAGGAAGAGACAAGAAGGGTACAAGGCTCAGCACCTGGCTAGCCCAAAGAGCTGCAAAAGCCATGTCCTCCTTAAACTCTCTCCTCAGCCTTGCCTACCACACCCTGGCCAGCAGCGAAGGTCGGAGCCTTATCCGGAGAAGCCTCGTACTCTTTGCCGTTGGTGTGTTCCTTGCTTTGGTCCTAAATTTACTTCAGATCCAAAGGAATGTGACTCTGTTTCCAGAGGAAGTCATTGCTACCATATTTTCCTCTGCTTGGTGGGTCCCTCCATGTTGTGGAACTGCAGCTG ctGTGGTAGGACTGCTGTATCCCTGCATTGACAGCCATCTTGGAGAACCACATAAATTCAAGAGAGAATGGGCCAGCGTGATGAGATGCATAGCCGTTTTTGTCGGAATCAACCACGCGAGTGCT AAACTTGATTTTGCCAATAACGTCCAACTGTCTCTAACACTAGCAGCCTTGTCTTTGGGACTGTGGTGGACCTTTGATCGTTCCAGAAGTGGTCTGGGCCTTGGCATTACAATTGCCTTCCTTGCCACACTAATAACACAGTTTCTTGTCTACAATGGCGTATACCA GTACACCTCCCCAGACTTCCTGTACATTAGATCATGGCTGCCTTGTATCTTTTTCTCGGGAGGAGTGACTGTCGGGAACATAGGAAGGCAATTAGCAATG GGTTCTTCGGAAAAGACGCACAGCGACTGA